The Octadecabacter arcticus 238 genome contains a region encoding:
- a CDS encoding putative bifunctional diguanylate cyclase/phosphodiesterase translates to MDRFKLINDCYGHEAGDTVLKQIAIRARTVLRPEDMVARLGGDEFVIVIEGNRSKATLESQVEKLRRAISNPILHDKTRIGATISVGIAGYTDDSDCFSDVMRQADIALYASKQGGRNCTTFFNTQMGNAAIARDQIEVALGQAVLADEFILHYQPRLDIQSGEIVGAEGLVRWVHPERGMVMPDIFIPICEETGLIDELGRIVLEIGCSQAIEWHQAGFDLDVSLNVSPRQFSDPGFVTTLQDFAARPGFPHGRIELEITETVLIGEHNEIAEKLRAITAIGYNIAIDNFGTGYSNLSYISRFPLTCLKIDRSFIDQLPASGPIVQLILTLGPQIGARVVSEGVETQEQLDWLTDNNCKEAQGYLITRPLAVRDFERFVQAFAPSGQRGYDEYRA, encoded by the coding sequence ATAGACCGCTTCAAGCTGATCAATGACTGCTATGGCCATGAGGCGGGCGACACTGTGCTTAAACAAATTGCCATTCGCGCGCGCACTGTTTTGCGGCCGGAAGACATGGTCGCGCGACTGGGCGGCGATGAATTTGTGATCGTCATCGAAGGGAACCGTTCCAAAGCGACGCTTGAATCACAGGTGGAAAAACTGCGCCGCGCGATTTCCAATCCGATCTTGCACGACAAGACCCGTATCGGCGCCACGATCAGCGTGGGGATCGCCGGGTATACGGACGACTCGGACTGTTTCTCTGATGTGATGCGTCAGGCGGACATCGCGCTGTATGCATCCAAACAGGGCGGGCGAAACTGCACCACATTCTTTAACACCCAAATGGGCAATGCCGCGATTGCCCGCGACCAGATTGAGGTGGCCCTGGGTCAGGCTGTCTTGGCAGACGAATTCATCCTGCATTATCAACCCCGTCTCGACATTCAATCCGGAGAGATCGTTGGCGCCGAAGGTTTGGTGCGCTGGGTGCATCCCGAGCGGGGGATGGTGATGCCGGACATATTCATCCCGATCTGTGAGGAAACTGGCCTGATTGATGAACTGGGCCGCATTGTTCTGGAAATCGGTTGCAGTCAGGCGATTGAATGGCACCAAGCTGGGTTCGACCTTGATGTCTCGCTGAATGTGTCACCGCGCCAGTTTTCTGATCCGGGGTTCGTGACAACCTTGCAAGACTTTGCGGCGCGGCCGGGGTTTCCCCATGGCAGGATTGAACTTGAGATCACAGAGACAGTCCTGATCGGTGAACATAACGAAATTGCCGAAAAGCTGCGGGCGATCACCGCAATCGGGTACAATATCGCGATTGACAACTTTGGCACCGGCTATTCCAACCTGTCCTACATTTCGCGGTTTCCGCTGACCTGTTTGAAAATCGACCGCTCCTTCATTGATCAATTGCCGGCCTCTGGCCCGATTGTCCAACTGATCCTGACCCTTGGCCCGCAAATTGGCGCGCGTGTCGTTTCCGAAGGGGTCGAAACTCAGGAACAACTGGATTGGCTTACCGATAACAACTGTAAAGAGGCGCAAGGCTACCTTATCACGCGGCCCCTTGCAGTGCGCGATTTCGAACGCTTCGTGCAGGCATTCGCGCCATCAGGCCAGCGGGGCTACGATGAATACCGCGCCTGA
- a CDS encoding DUF6538 domain-containing protein: protein MPRYLLKQRQGWYAVLEVPKALKGKLGKTRFKQTLSTQSLTIAQERVLELLSNLVFEYCWSCGDLVGVCGFDSVFERDACDDFCEVVKAA, encoded by the coding sequence ATGCCCCGATATTTACTAAAGCAACGTCAGGGTTGGTATGCCGTTCTAGAGGTACCCAAAGCTCTTAAGGGTAAGCTAGGTAAGACACGCTTTAAGCAAACGCTAAGCACCCAAAGCCTGACAATTGCACAAGAGAGGGTTCTAGAGTTATTGTCAAATCTGGTGTTTGAGTATTGTTGGTCATGCGGTGATCTGGTCGGGGTTTGTGGTTTCGATTCCGTTTTTGAACGTGACGCCTGTGATGACTTTTGCGAGGTAGTCAAAGCCGCGTAG
- a CDS encoding IS256-like element ISOan6 family transposase — MGTTNIVDFARRDEMTDALTELLKTGAQQLIATAVEAELVSYLAQFTGLRTDAGHAAVVRNGHHPARPFQTGIGPVSVRIPKVRSKDGTPVTFRSALVPPYVRRTKTLEAALPWLYLKGISSGEMAPALKVLLGPDAVGLSANTVSRLKRDWANEYEAWKGAELDDEPIVYIWADGVHSGLRGEDDKLCALVIIGVTARGKKRFLAIEDGVRESTQSWREVLLNLKSRGMNAPKLAIGDGAMGFWAAMDEVYPETRHQRCWQHKTMNVLNCLPKLSQPKAKAALHDIWQAETKVDAEKAFDLFIKTYEPKYPKATLCLQKDREELMAFFDFPAQHWQSIRTSNPIESAFATIRHRTKRSKGCLSRDGMLHMMFKLGQCAEQNWRKLRGFDYLAKVITGVTFKNGIETTNPDQITA, encoded by the coding sequence ATGGGAACTACTAACATTGTTGATTTTGCGCGTCGAGACGAGATGACGGACGCGTTGACGGAGTTGCTGAAAACGGGAGCACAACAATTGATCGCGACAGCAGTTGAGGCTGAGCTTGTCAGTTATTTGGCGCAATTTACCGGCTTACGCACCGATGCCGGTCACGCGGCAGTCGTGCGTAACGGACATCATCCGGCCCGCCCGTTTCAAACGGGCATTGGCCCTGTGAGCGTGCGCATTCCAAAGGTTCGGTCCAAGGACGGCACACCGGTGACATTCCGGTCTGCCCTGGTGCCGCCCTATGTGCGCCGCACGAAGACGCTGGAAGCGGCCTTGCCATGGCTTTACCTCAAAGGGATCTCCAGCGGCGAGATGGCTCCCGCCCTCAAGGTTCTTCTGGGCCCAGATGCCGTTGGCTTGTCGGCTAATACGGTTTCGCGTTTAAAACGCGATTGGGCCAATGAATACGAGGCTTGGAAAGGCGCTGAGTTAGATGACGAGCCCATCGTCTATATCTGGGCCGACGGCGTTCACAGCGGCCTTCGGGGCGAGGATGACAAGCTCTGTGCCCTTGTTATTATTGGGGTAACTGCCCGTGGCAAGAAGCGATTTCTGGCAATTGAGGATGGGGTGCGCGAGTCCACGCAGAGCTGGCGCGAGGTTCTGCTTAACCTCAAAAGCCGAGGCATGAATGCGCCCAAACTGGCCATCGGGGACGGTGCCATGGGGTTTTGGGCGGCCATGGACGAAGTCTATCCTGAGACCCGCCATCAACGCTGTTGGCAACACAAAACGATGAACGTGCTCAATTGTTTACCCAAGCTGTCTCAGCCAAAAGCCAAGGCCGCGCTGCACGACATCTGGCAGGCCGAGACCAAAGTCGATGCAGAAAAGGCGTTCGATCTGTTCATCAAAACCTACGAACCCAAATACCCCAAGGCCACACTATGCCTGCAAAAAGATCGTGAGGAACTCATGGCATTCTTCGACTTCCCGGCGCAGCATTGGCAAAGCATCCGCACTAGCAATCCAATTGAATCGGCCTTCGCGACGATCCGGCATCGTACCAAGCGTTCAAAGGGCTGCCTGTCACGCGATGGCATGCTGCACATGATGTTCAAACTGGGGCAATGTGCTGAGCAAAATTGGAGGAAGCTACGCGGCTTTGACTACCTCGCAAAAGTCATCACAGGCGTCACGTTCAAAAACGGAATCGAAACCACAAACCCCGACCAGATCACCGCATGA
- a CDS encoding transposase: protein MMNKTRRGRGSKYTDDFKRQLVAESHTAGVSVPMVAKKHGVGTNRIYAWRSDGRFQPDKSDIGQFTPVEIADAGMVDTPASSGTSILPVPHIEITLENGRKLSVSDGVDAGFVLELARGLAA from the coding sequence ATGATGAACAAGACTAGGCGTGGCCGAGGTTCCAAATACACGGATGATTTCAAGCGACAGCTTGTAGCGGAAAGCCACACTGCTGGCGTGAGTGTTCCAATGGTTGCCAAGAAGCACGGTGTGGGCACCAACCGGATTTATGCATGGCGCAGCGATGGGCGGTTTCAGCCTGACAAATCAGATATAGGCCAGTTCACCCCCGTAGAGATTGCCGATGCGGGTATGGTGGACACGCCTGCGTCATCCGGCACCAGCATCTTACCTGTCCCCCATATTGAGATCACACTTGAGAACGGTCGCAAGCTGAGCGTGAGCGACGGGGTTGATGCTGGCTTTGTGCTGGAACTGGCGCGAGGACTTGCAGCATGA
- the tnpB gene encoding IS66 family insertion sequence element accessory protein TnpB (TnpB, as the term is used for proteins encoded by IS66 family insertion elements, is considered an accessory protein, since TnpC, encoded by a neighboring gene, is a DDE family transposase.), with amino-acid sequence MIPVLGDAKIWLAAGVTDMRRGFNGLAAQTAQVLAADPYAGHLFLFRGRRGDQIKMIWWDGQGACLFTKRLERGRFVWPSVKEGKVSLSRAQLAMLMEGIDWRILKKTWRPSMVG; translated from the coding sequence ATGATCCCTGTTTTGGGGGATGCGAAGATCTGGCTTGCCGCAGGAGTTACGGATATGCGGCGCGGCTTCAACGGGCTGGCGGCGCAGACCGCGCAGGTTCTTGCAGCTGACCCTTACGCGGGGCATCTATTTTTGTTCCGTGGCCGTCGTGGCGATCAGATCAAGATGATCTGGTGGGATGGTCAGGGCGCGTGCCTGTTTACCAAACGGCTTGAACGTGGACGGTTCGTATGGCCCTCAGTCAAGGAAGGTAAAGTCAGCCTAAGCCGCGCACAGCTTGCGATGCTGATGGAAGGCATAGACTGGCGTATTCTCAAGAAGACATGGCGTCCAAGTATGGTTGGATAG
- the tnpC gene encoding IS66 family transposase translates to MSKTPPNLTNLPPEVQAYVAAQTAELSELKQAFLGSSLGHATVQKRLKDEMASVDAALSAERTAHARAIQNRDTIIADLRLQLHGHNKHRFGSKSESSAQLALELILEELEIEQAVETDDEPSDAEAKPPRTPRKRKPFPKGLKRVQKTITPSDACTDCGGSFKVLGTDVMEELEYVPGHYIVNQIGRPRLACTCCEAVVQAEMPSRPIPKSFVGPALMAHILCCKYGYHLPLYRQSQMFANEGIDLSGSLMAGWVGKCTKLLERVSDAIRDHVFEAQAIFMDDTTVKLLQKGNGKGKNKTKTARLWVYARKEDTWASGAPPAVWYQFSTSREAEHPSKHLESYEGYAHADAYAGYNDAYRTGRVKEMACMAHVRREFFDLYESTKLPVAGEAVLRIKKLYDVETQARFLPPAERVALRQEYAKPIFDDLEVWLKEQLGKISSKTPLAKAIKYALARLPKARPYLDHGFLELDNNTAERAVRPVAVGRKNYLFMGSEAGGKSAAIAYTLIETAKMNKVNPKAWLAWVLERIQDHQANRINDLMPWAYQDMIDAKNAEAEAKDAA, encoded by the coding sequence ATGAGTAAGACCCCTCCAAATCTGACTAATCTGCCCCCTGAAGTACAGGCATACGTTGCCGCGCAAACAGCGGAATTGTCAGAGCTGAAGCAAGCGTTTCTCGGGTCATCCCTTGGCCATGCGACGGTACAAAAACGCCTCAAGGATGAGATGGCATCAGTGGACGCCGCCCTGAGTGCCGAGCGCACCGCTCATGCGCGGGCCATCCAGAACCGAGACACCATCATCGCCGATCTGCGCCTGCAACTCCACGGTCACAACAAGCACCGCTTTGGCTCAAAGTCGGAAAGCAGTGCACAGCTGGCGCTTGAGTTGATCCTTGAAGAACTTGAGATCGAACAAGCCGTTGAGACAGATGATGAACCCTCTGACGCTGAGGCCAAGCCGCCCCGCACACCGCGCAAGCGCAAACCTTTCCCAAAGGGGCTGAAGCGTGTCCAAAAGACCATCACCCCCAGTGATGCTTGCACCGACTGTGGCGGCAGCTTCAAAGTGCTTGGAACGGATGTGATGGAGGAGTTGGAATATGTCCCGGGACATTACATCGTGAACCAAATTGGCCGCCCGCGTCTGGCCTGCACCTGTTGTGAGGCCGTTGTTCAGGCTGAGATGCCAAGCCGACCCATTCCGAAGAGCTTTGTCGGCCCCGCGCTGATGGCCCACATCCTGTGCTGTAAATACGGCTATCATCTGCCGCTGTATCGCCAGAGCCAGATGTTTGCCAACGAGGGCATTGATCTGAGTGGATCGCTCATGGCGGGATGGGTCGGCAAATGCACCAAACTGCTGGAGCGCGTCTCAGATGCAATCCGCGATCACGTCTTTGAGGCGCAGGCGATCTTCATGGATGACACAACGGTCAAGCTGCTCCAGAAGGGCAATGGCAAAGGAAAGAATAAGACCAAAACCGCGCGACTGTGGGTCTATGCCCGAAAAGAAGACACTTGGGCCAGCGGAGCTCCACCTGCGGTGTGGTACCAGTTCTCCACCAGCCGTGAGGCGGAGCATCCCAGCAAGCATCTCGAAAGCTATGAAGGCTACGCCCATGCGGATGCCTATGCTGGGTATAATGACGCCTACCGCACGGGGCGGGTCAAAGAGATGGCATGCATGGCCCATGTGCGGCGTGAGTTCTTTGACCTTTATGAAAGCACAAAGCTGCCCGTGGCGGGCGAAGCCGTGCTGCGGATTAAAAAGCTCTATGATGTTGAGACACAAGCGCGGTTCCTGCCCCCTGCGGAACGCGTGGCCCTGCGTCAGGAATACGCCAAGCCGATCTTTGATGACCTGGAAGTCTGGCTTAAAGAGCAACTGGGCAAGATCTCTAGCAAGACGCCGCTGGCCAAGGCGATCAAATATGCACTGGCGCGCCTGCCAAAGGCACGGCCCTATCTTGATCACGGCTTTCTTGAGCTGGACAACAACACAGCCGAGCGCGCAGTGCGCCCTGTGGCCGTGGGACGCAAAAACTATCTCTTCATGGGATCAGAAGCAGGCGGCAAATCTGCAGCAATTGCTTATACGTTGATAGAGACCGCCAAGATGAACAAAGTGAATCCCAAAGCCTGGCTCGCATGGGTGCTGGAACGCATCCAGGACCATCAAGCAAACCGTATCAACGATCTCATGCCGTGGGCCTATCAGGACATGATCGATGCTAAAAACGCCGAGGCCGAGGCAAAAGACGCAGCTTGA
- a CDS encoding site-specific integrase, with protein sequence MLTIDVLPHWKHEPEKHKEAVLVHDIAFGKKFLLTEYFDEWQESSKHLAQKTRDMQRRDVIEFCKEFRFASDATWHKVVKWVDTELLQKRGLSEATARRIISACRAYWKWLMRHRGLEDSSPFTDVVPNKKTGRSAKPKRKGFDVEDYRRLLAAASKNNKHLSDLIRLGAHTGCRIEELCSLKLDNVKPDRELLSNLVFEYCWSCGDLVGVCGFDSVFERDACDDFCEVVKAA encoded by the coding sequence ATGCTTACGATTGATGTATTGCCTCATTGGAAACATGAGCCAGAAAAACATAAGGAGGCGGTACTAGTCCACGATATCGCCTTTGGCAAAAAGTTCCTCCTTACAGAGTACTTCGATGAGTGGCAGGAAAGCAGCAAACATCTTGCCCAGAAGACAAGGGACATGCAGCGACGCGACGTTATAGAGTTCTGCAAAGAATTTAGGTTTGCCTCAGATGCTACTTGGCACAAAGTTGTTAAATGGGTCGATACTGAACTCCTGCAAAAACGGGGCCTAAGTGAAGCCACTGCAAGACGTATAATCTCAGCCTGCAGAGCCTACTGGAAGTGGTTGATGAGGCATCGAGGGTTAGAGGATTCATCTCCATTTACAGATGTTGTTCCAAACAAAAAGACGGGACGTTCAGCCAAACCTAAGCGCAAAGGCTTCGACGTGGAGGACTACAGGAGGCTTCTCGCGGCAGCATCTAAAAACAACAAGCACCTATCAGACCTTATCAGGCTTGGCGCGCATACTGGTTGTAGGATTGAAGAACTTTGCAGCCTTAAACTAGACAATGTGAAGCCAGACAGGGAGTTATTGTCAAATCTGGTGTTTGAGTATTGTTGGTCATGCGGTGATCTGGTCGGGGTTTGTGGTTTCGATTCCGTCTTTGAACGTGACGCCTGTGATGACTTTTGCGAGGTAGTCAAAGCCGCGTAG
- a CDS encoding IS256-like element ISOan6 family transposase: MGTTNIVDFARRDEMTDALTELLKTGAQQLIATAVEAELVSYLAQFTGLRTDAGHAAVVRNGHHPARPFQTGIGPVSVRIPKVRSKDGTPVTFRSALVPPYVRRTKTLEAALPWLYLKGISSGEMAPALKVLLGPDAVGLSANTVSRLKRDWANEYEAWKGAELDDEPIVYIWADGVHSGLRGEDDKLCALVIIGVTARGKKRFLAIEDGVRESTQSWREVLLNLKSRGMNAPKLAIGDGAMGFWAAMDEVYPETRHQRCWQHKTVNVLNCLPKLSQPKAKAALHDIWQAETKVDAEKAFDLFIKTYEPKYPKATLCLQKDREELMAFFDFPAQHWQSIRTSNPIESAFATIRHRTKRSKGCLSRDGMLHMMFKLGQCAEQNWRKLRGFDYLAKVITGVTFKDGIETTNPDQITA, encoded by the coding sequence ATGGGAACTACTAACATTGTTGATTTTGCGCGTCGAGACGAGATGACGGACGCGTTGACGGAGTTGCTGAAAACGGGAGCACAACAATTGATCGCGACAGCAGTTGAGGCTGAGCTTGTCAGTTATTTGGCGCAATTTACCGGCTTACGCACCGATGCCGGTCACGCGGCAGTCGTGCGTAACGGACATCATCCGGCCCGCCCGTTTCAAACGGGCATTGGCCCTGTGAGCGTGCGCATTCCAAAGGTTCGGTCCAAGGACGGCACACCGGTGACATTCCGGTCTGCCCTGGTGCCGCCCTATGTGCGCCGCACGAAGACGCTGGAAGCGGCCTTGCCATGGCTTTACCTCAAAGGGATCTCCAGCGGCGAGATGGCTCCCGCCCTCAAGGTTCTTCTGGGCCCAGATGCCGTTGGCTTGTCGGCTAATACGGTTTCGCGTTTAAAACGCGATTGGGCCAATGAATACGAGGCTTGGAAAGGCGCTGAGTTAGATGACGAGCCCATCGTCTATATCTGGGCCGACGGCGTTCACAGCGGCCTTCGGGGCGAGGATGACAAGCTCTGTGCCCTTGTTATTATTGGGGTAACTGCCCGTGGCAAGAAGCGATTTCTGGCAATTGAGGATGGGGTGCGCGAGTCCACGCAGAGCTGGCGCGAGGTTCTGCTTAACCTCAAAAGCCGAGGCATGAATGCGCCCAAACTGGCCATCGGGGACGGTGCCATGGGGTTTTGGGCGGCCATGGACGAAGTCTATCCTGAGACCCGCCATCAACGCTGTTGGCAACACAAAACGGTGAACGTGCTCAATTGTTTACCCAAGCTGTCTCAGCCAAAAGCCAAGGCCGCGCTGCACGACATCTGGCAGGCCGAGACCAAAGTCGATGCAGAAAAGGCGTTCGATCTGTTCATCAAAACCTACGAACCCAAATATCCCAAGGCCACACTATGCCTGCAAAAAGATCGTGAGGAACTCATGGCATTCTTCGACTTCCCGGCGCAGCATTGGCAAAGCATCCGCACTAGCAATCCAATTGAATCGGCCTTCGCGACGATCCGGCATCGTACCAAGCGTTCAAAGGGCTGCCTGTCACGCGATGGCATGCTGCACATGATGTTCAAACTGGGGCAATGTGCTGAGCAAAATTGGAGGAAGCTACGCGGCTTTGACTACCTCGCAAAAGTCATCACAGGCGTCACGTTCAAAGACGGAATCGAAACCACAAACCCCGACCAGATCACCGCATGA
- a CDS encoding pentapeptide repeat-containing protein, whose translation MLTLRKAITITAILFASSASAFDPNDVQKLDETGSCSECDLRYADLSGARLEWADLSGANLEWTNLSGANIRSVNLEGASVAFANLEGANLFGANLSGANLFGANLRSVNLQGAYLEGANLYRANLSGANLKGALLKNWTLCNTTMPDASVLYSGC comes from the coding sequence ATGCTTACACTAAGAAAAGCCATCACAATCACAGCAATCTTGTTTGCAAGCAGCGCGTCAGCCTTTGATCCTAATGATGTGCAGAAGCTGGATGAGACGGGTTCGTGTTCAGAGTGTGATTTACGTTATGCAGACCTAAGTGGGGCACGCCTAGAATGGGCAGACCTAAGTGGGGCAAATCTTGAATGGACAAACTTAAGTGGGGCAAACATACGTTCGGTAAACCTAGAAGGGGCAAGCGTTGCGTTCGCAAACCTAGAAGGGGCAAACCTATTTGGGGCAAACCTTAGTGGAGCAAACCTATTTGGGGCAAACCTACGTTCGGTAAATCTACAAGGAGCATACCTAGAAGGAGCAAACCTATATCGTGCAAACCTAAGTGGGGCCAATTTGAAAGGTGCCCTTCTGAAAAATTGGACTCTCTGTAACACTACTATGCCAGATGCGTCAGTTTTGTATAGTGGATGCTAA
- a CDS encoding IS256-like element ISOan6 family transposase produces the protein MGTTNIVDFARRDEMTDALAELLKTGAQQLIATAVEAELVSYLAQFTGLRTDAGHAAVVRNGHHPARPFQTGIGPVSVRIPKVRSKDGTPVTFRSALVPPYVRRTKTLEAALPWLYRKGISSGEMAPALKVLLGPDAVGLSANTVSRLKRDWANEYEAWKGAELDDEPIVYIWADGVHSGLRGEDDKLCALVIIGVTARGKKRFLAIEDGVRESTQSWREVLLNLKSRGMNAPKLAIGDGAMGFWAAMDEVYPETRHQRCWQHKTVNVLNCLPKLSQPKAKAALHDIWQAETKVDAEKAFDLFIKTYEPKYPKATLCLQKDREELMAFFDFPAQHWQSIRTSNPIESAFATIRHRTKRSKGCLSRDGMLHMMFKLGQCAEQNWRKLRGFDYLAKVITGVTFKDGIETTNPDQITA, from the coding sequence ATGGGAACTACTAACATTGTTGATTTTGCGCGTCGAGACGAGATGACGGACGCGTTGGCGGAGTTGCTGAAAACGGGAGCACAACAATTGATCGCGACAGCAGTTGAGGCTGAGCTTGTCAGTTATTTGGCGCAATTTACCGGCTTACGCACCGATGCCGGTCACGCGGCAGTCGTGCGTAATGGACATCATCCGGCCCGCCCGTTTCAAACGGGCATTGGCCCTGTGAGCGTGCGCATTCCAAAGGTTCGGTCCAAGGACGGCACACCGGTGACATTCCGGTCTGCCCTGGTGCCGCCCTATGTGCGCCGCACGAAGACGCTGGAAGCGGCCTTGCCATGGCTTTACCGCAAAGGGATCTCCAGCGGCGAGATGGCTCCCGCCCTCAAGGTTCTTCTGGGCCCAGATGCCGTTGGCTTGTCGGCTAATACGGTTTCGCGTTTAAAACGCGATTGGGCCAATGAATACGAGGCTTGGAAAGGCGCTGAGTTAGATGACGAGCCCATCGTCTATATCTGGGCCGACGGCGTTCACAGCGGCCTTCGGGGCGAGGATGACAAGCTCTGTGCCCTTGTTATTATTGGGGTAACTGCCCGTGGCAAGAAGCGATTTCTGGCAATTGAAGATGGGGTGCGCGAGTCCACGCAGAGCTGGCGCGAGGTTCTGCTTAACCTCAAAAGCCGAGGCATGAATGCGCCCAAACTGGCCATCGGGGACGGTGCCATGGGGTTTTGGGCGGCCATGGACGAAGTCTATCCTGAGACCCGCCATCAACGCTGTTGGCAACACAAAACGGTGAACGTGCTCAATTGTTTACCCAAGCTGTCTCAGCCAAAAGCCAAGGCCGCGCTGCACGACATCTGGCAGGCCGAGACCAAAGTCGATGCAGAAAAGGCGTTCGATCTGTTCATCAAAACCTACGAACCCAAATATCCCAAGGCCACACTATGCCTGCAAAAAGATCGTGAGGAACTCATGGCATTCTTCGACTTCCCGGCGCAGCATTGGCAAAGCATCCGCACTAGCAATCCAATTGAATCGGCCTTCGCGACGATCCGGCATCGTACCAAGCGTTCAAAGGGCTGCCTGTCACGCGATGGCATGCTGCACATGATGTTCAAACTGGGGCAATGTGCTGAGCAAAATTGGAGGAAGCTACGCGGCTTTGACTACCTCGCAAAAGTCATCACAGGCGTCACGTTCAAAGACGGAATCGAAACCACAAACCCCGACCAGATCACCGCATGA
- a CDS encoding IS256 family transposase → MAGVKAGQNLTRSNTPMKNDTQILPFHQSETIVDPLTELAREGARRMLAEALKAEADAFVASFADEQLEDGRQRIVRHGFGPERQIQTGIGSLDVQRPKVRDRLATPDPSKKIRFTSNILPKWARRSVSLDALLPVLYLKGISTGDFQEALSAIMGTDAPNLSPSVISRLTAGWQAQYDTWTRRDLSARHYVYIWADGVYLQARMEENAECMLVIIGATPEGKKELIGFQVGLRESAQSWHELLTDIKSRGLSVAPEIAVGDGAMGFWNALDRAFPGTKHQRCWVHKVKNVLNCFPKQMAPAVKSDLDNIQHAGTRKEAEAALAVFSEKYEVKYPKGVACLIKDQDAMLAFFDFPAEHWGHLRTSNPIESVFATVRHRTVRTKGALSQKTAKLMVFTLIQAASKKWLRLKGRNQLPKVIDGIKFNDGVEVTGDTENHAA, encoded by the coding sequence GTGGCAGGTGTCAAAGCCGGCCAGAACCTCACAAGGAGCAATACGCCTATGAAGAACGATACACAGATCCTGCCGTTCCACCAATCGGAAACGATCGTAGATCCGTTGACAGAGCTTGCACGGGAGGGTGCCCGCCGGATGTTGGCGGAAGCGCTGAAAGCCGAAGCTGATGCATTTGTCGCCAGCTTTGCAGATGAACAGCTGGAGGATGGCCGCCAGCGGATTGTGCGGCATGGATTTGGCCCTGAACGGCAGATCCAGACCGGCATTGGTTCTCTGGATGTCCAGCGGCCCAAGGTGCGCGACCGGCTGGCAACACCTGATCCATCCAAAAAAATCCGCTTTACATCGAACATACTGCCGAAATGGGCGCGCCGCTCGGTAAGCTTAGATGCCTTGTTGCCGGTGCTTTATCTGAAAGGCATTTCAACGGGTGATTTTCAAGAAGCGCTGTCAGCCATTATGGGCACCGACGCGCCGAACCTTTCGCCAAGCGTCATTTCGCGACTGACGGCTGGATGGCAGGCACAATATGACACCTGGACCCGGCGTGATCTCTCTGCTCGTCACTATGTCTACATCTGGGCCGATGGCGTCTATCTTCAGGCCCGGATGGAAGAAAATGCCGAATGCATGCTGGTGATCATCGGTGCAACACCGGAGGGCAAGAAAGAATTGATCGGCTTTCAGGTCGGTCTGCGGGAGAGCGCACAGAGTTGGCATGAGTTACTGACCGACATAAAAAGTCGTGGGTTGTCCGTCGCACCGGAAATTGCGGTTGGTGACGGGGCCATGGGGTTTTGGAACGCGCTGGACAGGGCATTTCCAGGCACAAAACACCAACGGTGTTGGGTGCATAAGGTGAAGAATGTTCTGAATTGTTTTCCCAAGCAGATGGCACCGGCTGTGAAGTCAGATCTGGATAACATCCAGCACGCAGGGACGCGCAAAGAAGCAGAAGCGGCGCTGGCAGTGTTCTCTGAGAAATATGAGGTCAAATATCCAAAGGGCGTTGCATGTCTAATCAAGGATCAAGACGCGATGCTCGCATTCTTTGATTTTCCGGCGGAACATTGGGGCCATCTACGCACTTCAAACCCTATAGAAAGCGTGTTTGCCACCGTCCGACACAGAACGGTTCGTACCAAAGGCGCACTGTCGCAAAAAACTGCAAAGCTGATGGTTTTTACCCTCATTCAGGCCGCATCAAAGAAATGGTTGAGGCTCAAGGGTAGAAACCAGTTGCCAAAAGTCATCGATGGCATCAAATTCAACGACGGTGTCGAAGTGACCGGTGACACCGAAAACCACGCCGCCTAA